The window TGGATAATCTGTCGGACATGGTCGAGCAGGCAAAACAGCAGTGGAAAAGACGTGTCAATTTGCGGGAGGGTGAATCAAACGGGCTTAGGAGTtcggtggaggagatgtcTCAGGTCCTTGTTGATCACTCTTCCGAGGGCAGCAAGACTTTGCCGGGGACACTTGTCAATGAGGACCGTTTCAGGAGACTTGAAAATCTTGTCAGCCGTCTTCAAGAGAATTTaaaaaggagagacgaAGAACGCGACCAGCTCATAACTGAGCTATCTGCACGAGATGCCAAATTTACTCTCTTACAGCAGGAACTGAtagaaatgaagatgaaggtggaagCAGACCGAAAGGTTGGCGAAGAAGTAAATAGGGAGACAATTATGACTTGCGTTAAAGATGCAAAGGAGGAACTTGTGGATAAGACGAAGGAAGACATAAAGGTATATGGGTTTGTGCCTCAATAGACTGGCGCTGATCTTTCCGTAGCAAGCTGTCGATACCGCTATCGAGAACTATGCTAGTAGGGCCAAGAAACTTACGAACGATGGTGCTTTATGGGATGATAAATTGATTATGAGCATACAGCTGGCTAAGCAAGAGATGCGACAGGAAGTACCGAAAATTTTGTCAAGGGTTAGTCGCTTCATATTCTTCAGGACAGAGAAAGACAAATTGACGTTGACCATCGACAGGAGATTAACCTTCTTAAAGAACTCAGaaaagagggcaagaaaAAAGCGGCATATCTGACGATGGCCACTGGATCAAATTTACAAGCGGGACAATATGACGACCAGAATACCCTTAAACAGAATCCTATGCCGGATCAATTCATCGCTGACGACGGTTCATCTGTTGAaagaactcttcctgaGCTGAATAGCGGCGCGACTCACAATTCACCGAAGCCCACTACTCCTCCTCTACCTGCTTCCGATCTCAATACACAATCAGCTCGTCCCCCTTCCCAGAGACGGTTGAGCTCGATGTCGCCAACCGATTCGAGGCCGCCAACGCCCCAGTATCCTCCTGACACTCAGGAAAGCGCAATTGGGGCACTTCAAGGTCAATCTACGACTATGCAACGACATGGGTCTCAGTCCACTCAAGTTGAGAGTGTCATCGCTATCGAGGGTTTGCGCCCCCGTACACCTTCTATTTCTCCGCCAGTAGAATTATCATCGGCAACCATCACCCAGGATACGACAGCAGCTGATCACCCCAAGTCAACTGCTATTACATTattgaagacgagggaGAAGCAGTAGCGGACCAGTTCATCCGCTCTATCTCAACTTTCTCATTAGAGCTGGAAGCCCCAACTTGTGGATTCGCAGAGTACAGCAGCGACGACGGCGGATGATTCCTAGTACATAATGACATTAATGGCGTTGGCAACGAGACAGGACGGTTTGGGGCGGTGTCTGCGGAAAAATGCTATTGGTCATACAACCATGAGGTAGAAGTGGATCTGGAGGGGCCAAGCGGAAGTTTTTATGTAAGCTTAGGTGATAtcttggagaagggaagtaGATAGGTAATGGTAAGGGATTGGTTAGACATGTTATAGAATCTGGAATAGCGGTGGATAACTTTTTTGGTACTCCCTTCTTGTTGTATTATTATACACAATCGTTTTTAATAGCTCAGCTGAATAATGTAACATTTAAGCAACCAGTTACATACAACCAGTCGGCTTATGACTGACTTCGCTTTCTGTATTTTCTGAGATAGCCGACAAGTACTTGTCTTTCGTGTAAAGTCGAGTGGCGAGAGAGGCCTTGAAGAAGCTAACAGCAGCAGATGGTGATTTGTATGGATCTGGTGTGTCGTTCCTGACATCTCGAGAGAACGCCCCCTTCCACGCTTTCATCGGCGTTAAGATTATTCTGGATTTTATTATCACCGACGCTCCAAATAATGCCACATTCGCAAATCGCCGTCGGCCCTCGTCCCCCCTCGGTGCGGCGCTGGCTGCCAGTTTGAGGTTTCTTTCAAGTGCTTGGATagaatctccttcatccgtCAAAATCTGAAAATAGAGGTCACGATGGTGAGTGGACTTACAGCAACGGCGCAGAATGGCATACATGAGGCAATAAGGACTTCGTGGGTGTAGGGAGCATGCGATGGAACCGTCAAATGAAGGGGTTGCACTGTGTACAGGGTACAGGTTTCCCGTGGTGGAGGTGTACACTTGAGGAATTTGGGTGCCATTCTGCCGCTGTCTGGGGATAGTGAAAGAGTTGATGCTGATTGGATCTGTTAGGTTGCTACCAAGGAACGAAAGGTCAGCACTTTATTCGAAATCCGATATGATAAGCGCAGGCAGGAGAGCATTGCATACTGGGACACGGAGGGTCGCAACGAAAAGGAAGGCAGGAGGTAGCTGAaggggcgggggggggggccGGGTCAGATGTGGAGACAGGATATCTTCGACCAGATTTGACGCCGTATCAACGTCACGCCACTTGCTCTTCTGCCTGTCGTCTTAGCAATTAGCGCGTGAGCTTTACTGACTGTTATATTTAGACCCGAACTCCCCGATCCGCCCTCCACGACGTCGTCACCAGGGAGTACACCATCCACCTCCACAAGCGAGTGCACgacctctccttcaagaAGAGTGCGTCTCACATATTCTTTCTGCAAACCACCACTGACCTTCCCATGCAGAGGCCCCTAAGGCCATCAAGGAGATCGTCAAGTTCGCTCAGAAGTCTATGGGCGTTAACGACGTCCGTGTCTCTCCCGGTCTTAACCAGGCCGTCTGGGCCCGAGGTGTCCGATCTCCTCCCCGCAGGATCAGGGTCAGGcttgagaggaagaggaacgACGACGAGGGTGCTAAGGAGAAGTTGTACGTTGTCGCTAGCGTTGTTGAGGGTGTCACCAGCTTCAAGGTAAGTTGCATTGCCACATGGCTCCCGGTGGGCACTGACGAAGCATTGCAGGGTCTCCAAACCGCTGTTGTTGAGAACGACGAGTAAACCTATCGTTTACAATAGGGATGGAGGGGCAGTTTACCTTTGTAGTGATGGAGGCGTCATGACATGATCTCATTCTCAATGGTTATAGGATCGTACACTGGCTATTGTCAGCTAACGCATTGGTTTCATCACTCATCGTTGACTTGCAATACAAGCTGAAGGATAGGACATGGACAGTTAATTTGATGGCTTGAATTTTTTGATATTATCATTCAGTTAGCGAGCGACGCTTTTCAAGAACTCCATCCAAACTGCGACTTGTCCCATGACTACCTGGGCCAATCCAGTCATTACTTTCAAAAAGGGTACTCAAGCCACTTGCTTGGTTAGAATTTTTTACGCCCGCCAAACGAAAACTAAGAGACAATACGAGAATGCGCCATTTTTGGAGTTTCTGAATCTTTCGGCGAGCTATATATGGATATACCACCGCATCAACCATTGACATGATAGGACCGCCCATGGGGTAAAATAACCGAGACAATTCATGACAGTATTGAATCTATAGTGTATACATGAACGAAAACTGTTCTAAAGGACAGCTTTAAAATCtagagaaagaaaacaacTCGTCATACCCTTGGCCTCATGCATACTTGATCTGGCATACTCTGTCACTCAGACACACGTTTACACCACTTGCACGAGCAAGATAAGCAAGCAATGATATCCTGCCGTTTCAAATTACGTGTTTGGTTCTTTAAAACGACAAGGACAGCTCAGGCTCGGTAACATATATCCTCCTCTGAGCCATGTCGGCGATGAGGGTTGCAAACCATTTGGCATCAAGCTATTGTCAGAGGACCAGGTCAGATATAGACAGGACACAATGCTTGGGAGGCTGGTGGTAGTCACTCACCCTTATGTTGGGAGAATGGAAGTCAGGTCCTTGGTCGACAGCCCATCCATCGGGACGTCTCCACCTATGACAAGAAACTCGATCAGTAAAAAGTCGCATACTTTTAAAAAAGAATCGTGTCTTAAGAACGGGGACGTACTTTTCAGGGGGGAAAATCTCGTTGTGGTGAATAGCGTAGTATTCATGCCCCATCATTTCTGCGAGGATTGCATAGTCCTGAAAACGTTTATCAGTTTGGCTGCCTTAAATCGTGCTTTATGCAGAAAGGCAGAAACTTACTCTAGCAAAGCCTTCGGCCATAATCTATCCAAGGGGAGAATGTAAAAGTCAGTCACGATCTGCGCGACCCGAAAACCAAGCCATACCTCGAGGACTCCACTGCCAGGTTTCATCCACAATTGATGACTCAAGCCATTACCGTGAACGCCAAACATGATGTCAGCCCTCAAAGCAAGGCAGAACTACCCGTTCGTCAGCATGCTTTCGAgggtggaagaaaagcgGATAGCCATAATTAACTTACCTGTTGCACTCGAGGcaacttctccatctgGGCATTGTGGAACTCGATCACACCCTCTTTATCAAGTTTGgccatctcttccaaaaGGGCCTTTGCATCCTCGTCAACCAGTCGCCTATGCGTCAATTGCCGGTTGATATAGACCACCACCGGAACTCCGGCGCGCTCTCGTTGAGGATTGCAGTCTTCAGCCATGGCAAGAGCCTTCAGTCTGTTTCGCATGGGATCCATCCATGTGCTAGGAACCttgaggaggggaaggtcTGCAATGGCCTTGTTCCAGTATTTAACTTCCTGACCGACGCGATGAGCAGCCCATCGCTGGGAACGATTATAATGATCAGTAAACTCAAAATAGGTAAGAAAATCGGGAAACTCACGTCGGCAATGCTAATTTTCTCGTAGATAAAAGTCATCTGGGACACTTGGCGGTCTTCATAGATAGAGCTTTCCTCGATGACAGTATCAGGTAGAATGGACTGCTGGAACCAGGTAGTGATACGAGCACGATCTCTCTGTCGAGCCATGGTCAGTGGTATGTGGACACAAGAGGCGAAAGACGCACCCAGTCAATGCCCTCGGCGCGGTACATGATACGTGTAGGAAACTCGTGCTCGCCAGCAGCAATGATAAGACGCCAACAGCCGAGGAACATCTCGCCAACTGAATCGAATAGAGGACAATGTCATCCAGTTAGAGTCATGAAATTCTCAAAACGAAGCACGTACTGACTACATGACAACATTAGCATGCAATCTCGATTGTAATATTTGTCCACGCTTACAATGGTAGTAATGATTCAAAAATGAGCTGTGTTTCCCCTCTCTCACATCGTTGAAAAACATCTGCCCACATGAGCTTTCATTGTACACCATTCGCATCGTTTGACTTACAGTAATACCCTCCTTCCTGATAGCCGCAGGCTGTAACAAACCTCTATCCATGGCTTCCTTTGGTGTCATGATTGCAAATCTGTCCTCCTCTGCAGCGAAATGCTGCCTATGAGGATCGTCCACTTCCATGAGTCCTGAAAAAATGTAGTTTACCCCTTGTTCGGGGAAGCTTGATGGATTGGTCGTAAGGGCGAGGAAAGTGCCGTTGCAAAAGTAGAGATTACGAAAATAGTctgcggaagaagagctatGAGTGGGCAAAGGTTTACTCTGCCAGAACAATTGTGACTTACTGAAACCAGCTACACCCAGAACGTACTCAGTCTCAGGGTATTCGTCTGCACGGACATAAGGCGACCGCTTCGCTGCCCATGAGGACGGCAGGAGACCAAATCGCTACATACTCATCAGCCACCATGCTTTCCCCCATCAATTTACAGGCTGATACAACATGCCGCGACATACAGTAAGGCCAGGATGGATCTTGCCGCTCCCACTGATCCCCAAGTGAGTGaggatggcaaagaaggagaaggtgaaaaTACCCGCGAAGAGTACCTtgcgggagaagaggagagcCATGTTGTGGGCTCGTTTTCGCTGTGTGGGCAAAAGTACTGCTGGGCTGCTGGTGCAGGTGGCCAGTTAATATGGGAGCTGGAATAAATAGGATCTCTTTCAAGAGATGCCAGCGAAATAAAAGTGGGCGGGCGCAAGTATGAAAAGCGTGTCCAAAAGCCAGTAAACAAGCTTCGTGCTTCGGGATCGTCTCAGGCACACCTCGAAGATTCAGCCCAGATTGTATTAATCTTAGCCAAGCTTTTTGGGCTCCCGGCTTGTCGCCTCTTACGGCTTGGCCGGCAACTCTTCCCGCGTTTCGAGTTGTTTTTCAACGAAATTTGCGTCGGGAGTTTTGATTGAAACGCGTTGGGGGGTTGCCGGCCAAGGCAGCAAAAATCGATTTTCGGCGCAGAAACTtgggggaaagagagggggaaggCAAGCAAGATTCTCAGGGAAGCCACGTGCAGGCCATGCAAATTGGTTGATCTTTCTGACTTCGCTGCGTTTATTTTTTCTGTTGTTCTCATCATTCAAACGGGTCATCATTGGCCTGTCGTCGGAAGTGATAAAATTTCTCGGAGGATAACATAGGTGAGCTATTGTGCAGATCTTGGTTTTCCCGTTTGtagagatgaaagatgcTGGAGAGTATGTGTATAAATGAAGCtatgaatgatgaagctTCGTGAGTGGATTGTCCGTTGAACAAACGCATCTTGCATGTCATCGATTCAGCACTTGCGTTTGGGCTGCACGTTTTCAGGAAAATATCCACGTGCTGAACCCTGCACGAGAAATCCAACGAGTTTCGTACGAGTTTTGACGAAGCtcgtttctttttctcgtTAGGAAAAAGACGACGAGATATTTTTGAAACTCGGGGAAAAAAAGCGGAAAGCTGCCGGCCATGCCATTTTCATGAAACTCGCGGA of the Cryptococcus tetragattii IND107 chromosome 2, whole genome shotgun sequence genome contains:
- a CDS encoding 60S ribosomal protein eL31, which gives rise to MVATKERKTRTPRSALHDVVTREYTIHLHKRVHDLSFKKKAPKAIKEIVKFAQKSMGVNDVRVSPGLNQAVWARGVRSPPRRIRVRLERKRNDDEGAKEKLYVVASVVEGVTSFKGLQTAVVENDE